AATGCCTTTGCTTTATTTTGGAATCGCGACAGAAACAACCGGAATGTTGTTGAAATCTGTAGCCGGTTCAATATAGATTTTCTTCGATAACCCGTAATCATCAGTCACTACGGATGAGACTTTACCAACATACAAGCCAGAGGGCGTAACGCCACCCAAGCCGGACGTAGTCACCAAATCACCCTTCTTAACGGTGGTATTGGATGTCGTATTACCCATCACGATACGATTCTTGGATTGGTTAAAGCCCGTGATAATACCGTCAACCGTGTCACCACTCGTCGTGGTCACCCGAATGGCAAATCGATCTGAAGTTTGATTGTTATCAGAAAGTAATTCAACTTTCGCATTGGTTGTATTCACTTGGGTGACACGTCCAACCAAGCCACCGGATCCCATCACTGACATCCCCTTTTTGATACCAGCCGAACTTCCCTGATTGATCACCAATTGGGTTTGCCAATTAACTGGTGAACGCGAAACAACAACCGCATTAACGACATCGTAATCAGTTAAGGTATCATTTAACTTCAACTGTGCTTTTAAGGCCTTGTTTTCGTTCTTCACGATTTGAAGCTGCACCTTGGCCTGTGCCAGTTCATCAACGCGCGACGTCAACTTCTGGTTTGTCTGGTAGGTGT
This is a stretch of genomic DNA from Weissella soli. It encodes these proteins:
- the mreC gene encoding rod shape-determining protein MreC; translated protein: MKNVFSSRRLVVAVLLIIITLGVITVSSRSKDSQESPSIPSQIVSDVTGWMSDLVSAPIGTVHNGFNSLQNLLNTYQTNQKLTSRVDELAQAKVQLQIVKNENKALKAQLKLNDTLTDYDVVNAVVVSRSPVNWQTQLVINQGSSAGIKKGMSVMGSGGLVGRVTQVNTTNAKVELLSDNNQTSDRFAIRVTTTSGDTVDGIITGFNQSKNRIVMGNTTSNTTVKKGDLVTTSGLGGVTPSGLYVGKVSSVVTDDYGLSKKIYIEPATDFNNIPVVSVAIPK